The DNA segment GACATCGCCGCCTTCACGTCATCGACGAGATCGTAGATGATGTTGTAGTAGCGGATTTCGATACCCTGACGTTCGGCGAACTGACGTGCCTGCGCATTGGCGCGGACGTTAAAGCCGATGATCGCCGCATTGGAGGCTTCGGCCAACGACACATCCGACTCTGTGATCCCGCCTGCGCCCGAATGGACGATCCGGGCACGAACTTCGTCGGTGCCAAGCTTGTCGAGTGCGCCAGCGATTGCTTCGATCGAGCCCTGCACGTCGCCTTTGATGACCAGCGGGAATTCCTTCACGCCAACAGCCTGGAGCTGGGTCATCATCTGTTCGAGCGAGCCGCGCTGACCGGACTGGCGGGCAGCCGCCTTGTCGCGCGCCAGACGCTGGCGGTATTCGGAAATCTCGCGAGCGCGGCTTTCGCTTTCGACGACCGCGAACTTGTCGCCTGCCGCCGGTGTGCCCGACAGACCGAGAACCTCGACCGGCGTTGCCGGCGTTGCTTCCTTCACATGCTCGCCCTTGTCGTTGACCAGAGCGCGTACGCGGCCCCACTGATCGCCGGCAACGACGATCTGGCCCGGACGCAGCGTGCCCTTCTGCACGAGGACGGTGGCGACGGAGCCGCGGCCACGGTCGAGCTGGGCTTCGATGACGGTGCCTTCCGCCGTGCGGTTCGGATTGGCCTTGAGATCAAGGATTTCTGCCTGCAGCAGGATGGCTTCCAGCAGCTTGTCGAGGTTGGTGCGGTTCTTCGCGGAAACTTCCACGTCGAGCACTTCACCGCCCATGGATTCGACGAAGACTTCGTGCTGCAGCAGTTCCGTGCGGACCTTCTGCGGATTGGCTTCGTGCTTGTCGATCTTGTTGATCGCCACGATGATCGGAACACCCGCCGCTTTGGCGTGGTTGATCGATTCGATCGTCTGCGGCATCACGCTGTCGTCGGCTGCCACCACCAGGATGGCGATGTCGGTCGCCTGGGCACCGCGGGCACGCATTGCCGTGAAGGCGGCGTGGCCGGGGGTGTCGATGAAGGTGATCTTCTGACCGTTCTGCTCGACCTGATAGGCGCCGATATGCTGGGTGATGCCACCGGCTTCGCCGGCCACCACGTTGGCGTGGCGGATGGCGTCGAGCAGCGAGGTCTTGCCGTGGTCGACGTGGCCCATGATGGTGACGACGGGAGGACGGGAAATCAGTTCGCCATCCTCGTCGGCAACATTGAAGATGCCCTGTTCGATATCGGATTCCGAGACGCGCTTGACCGTATGGCCGAATTCGCCGGCGATGAGCTCGGCCAGGTCGGCGTCGATAACGTCGCCCGGCTTCATCATCTGGCCTTCCTTCATCAGGAACTTGATGACGTCGACGGCGCGTTCGGACATGCGCTGCGACAGTTCCTGAATGGTGATGGTCTCCGGCAGCACGACTTCACGCGAGATCTTCTCGCGCGTTTCCTGCATCTGGCTGCGGCGGAACTTTTCCTGGCGGCGGCGCATGGCCGAAAGCGAGCGGCCACGGGCATTGCCGTCTTCGTCGACATCGGCCGTCGTCACCGTCAGCTTGCCGCGGCGGCGGTCATCGTCGGTCTTCGGACGCGTGGTGACAGGCTTTGCCGGTTCAGGGCGCACGAGCTTCCCGCGTACCGGGCCGCCACGCGACGGGCCGCGATCGTCTTCCTCTTCATTGACCCGGCGGCGGCTGACCGGTGTTTCCGTGGCAGCAGCGCCGGGGCGCGCAGCCTGGGGAGCCGCATCCGGGCGACGAGCAACGACAGGGGCTGCGGCCGGCTGAACCGCCGGCTTCGGTGCTTCCACCTTAGCTTCGACCGGCGCGGGCGCCTCGACCTTGGCTTCGGCGGCGCGGGCAGCCTCTTCGGCGGCGCGGCGGGCAGCTTCGGCCTGTTCGGCGATGCGACGTGCTTCTTCTTCCTGCTGGCGGCGAGCCTCTTCCTCAGCACGGCGGACCGCATCGGCGGCATCGCGAGCCTGGGCTTCGGCCAGTGCGCGGCGCCGCGCATCCATTTCGCCGGCCGACAGATGGTTCAGAACCACCGGACGCGACGAACGATCCTGCTGCGGGCGCTGCTGGTTGTTCTGGTTGGATTGCTGCGGCCGCTGCTGCTGGCCACCCGGCTGATGAATGCGCGGAGCCGGCTGCGGCGGGCGTGGCGGCTGCGGTGTCGGTTCCGCGACGCGCGTCACGGATGCCGTTGCGGCGGCCGTTGTCGTCGTCGGGGTGATCATTGGCTTTTCATCTTCAGGGCGTAGCGGGCGACGCTTGCGAGTCTCGACCACGACCGCCTTGGTGCGACCGCGGCCCATGTCCTGGCGCACGGTCCCCTGGTTCACGCCTGAAGGCTTCAGGGTGAGGGTCTTCTTACCCGAAACACTCAGCGTCTTGTCGTCTTTATTGTCGGTCATTCCGTTCCCGTTCCTTCGGACAGGGTACGGAATCGTCCGTCACACCCTGTCGTTCAATGCATGTACCTTAATGAGGCGTCCGGCATCGGCCGGTGACCGCGTCATTGTTTTCGCCGGCCAGCGCCGCCCGTTGCCCGGGACTGACCGCCGTTGCGGTACCGTTCGAGCAGGTTTGCGCGCTTCACTACACCCTCACCTGCCTGCCCTGCAAGCGCTGCGGCATGGATAAAAGCGTTCTGGCCCATCAGTTCTTCCATTTCCGCCTCCGTGAAGACACGGAATGACGGTATTTCTTCTTCAGTCTCCATGCCAAGATGCCAGGCCTTGCGTGCCTGGTCGATCTTGCGAACGCCGTCGGCAGCGGCATCCATCGCATGGAACACGGCACGTGCCGAGCCGTTGCGAACGGCGCCATCAACCTTCGACGAGCCGCTTACGAACTGGCCCGCCTTGCGCGCCATGTGCATCATCCCGGCAAGTTGCGCCGCAAGAAGGCGGTCGACGGTGGCGCCGAGATCGCTCGGTGCCGTCACCTCCGCCTTCAGGGCGCGGGAGAACATTTTCTTCGCCACTGCCTTGTCCACCAGCGCCCGGTCGAGTTTGACCCAGCATCCGCGTCCCGGCAGTTGCCGCTTCAGATCGGGAACCACGGTCCCATCCGGAGCGGCCACGAAGCGGATCAGCTCGTCCGGCGATCCGCTTTCGCGTGTTACGATGCACATACGGCCATTTGTGCCGTCGCCCGAGAGATCGTCGTCTTCCGGCGGAGCCTTCGGCCCATCTGCGTTTATCATGCTTCCTGCTCGGCCTCGTCCTCCGATGCCTCTTCGGCCTCGGCAGCGAGATCGGCTTCCGTGATCCAACCGGCCAGCAGACGGGCCTGCACGACCATCTGCTCGGCTTCGACGCGCGACACTTCGAGCTTGGAGAACAGGCCTTCGAACTTCTTCGTTTCGCCGTTCTTGCGCTCGGTCCAGCCGACGAGATCGTCAGCGGCGCAGCCGGCGAAGTCCTCGATCGTCTTGATGCCGTCCTCACCGAGGGCGACCATCATCTGTGCGGTCATGCCGTTGATCTGGCGCAGCTCGTCGGAAACGCCGAGCGCCTTGCGCTTCTCGTCCATTTCGGCTTCCAGGCGCTCCAGATATTCGCGGGCGCGATCCTGGATTTCCTGGGCGGTCTCTTCGTCGAAACCGTCGATGGACGAAATTTCGTCGAGATCGACATAAGCCAGTTCCTCGACGGCGGCAAAGCCTTCCGAAGCCAGAACCTGGCCGACCATTTCGTCAACGTCGAGTGCATCCATGAACAGGTTGGTGCGCTCGTTGAATTCCTTCTGACGGCGTTCCGATTCCTCGGCTTCCGTCATGATGTCGATGTCCCAGCCGGTGAGCTGCGAAGCGAGGCGGACGTTCTGGCCGCGGCGGCCGATGGCGAGCGAAAGCTGCTCGTCCGGAACCACGACTTCGATGCGCTCGGCGTCCTCATCGAGAACGACCTTGGCGACTTCGGCCGGCTGCAGCGCGTTGACGACGAAGTTGGCCGGTTCGTTGGACCAGGGAATGATGTCGATCTTTTCGCCCTGCAGTTCGCCAACCACGGCCTGGACGCGCGAACCACGCATACCAACGCAGGCGCCGACCGGATCGATCGACGAGTCGTTCGAAATGACGGCGATCTTGGCGCGCGAGCCCGGATCGCGGGCAACCGACTTCACCTGGATGATGCCGTCGTAGATTTCCGGCACTTCCATGGTGAAGAGCTTGACCATGAACTGCGGATGCGTGCGCGACAGGAAGATCTGTGGGCCGCGCTGTTCGCGGCGGACGTCGTAGACATAGGCGCGAACGCGGTCGCCATAGCGGAAGTTTTCGCGCGGGATCATTTCGTCGCGGCGGATGATGCCTTCGCCGCGGCCGAGGTCGACGATGACGTTGCCGTATTCGACGCGCTTGACGGTGCCGTTGACGATTTCGCCGACGCGATCCTTGAATTCGTCGAACTGGCGGTCACGCTCGGCTTCGCGCACCTTCTGCACGATGACCTGCTTGGCCGACTGCGCGGCAATGCGGCCGAAATCCATCGGCGGCAGCGGATCGGCGATGAAGTCGCCGAGGGCGGCGTCGGGGTTGCGGTCGCGGGCCAGTTCCAGCGGGATCTGCGTGGAATAGTCCTCGGCCTTTTCGACGACTTCGAGCAGGCGCTGCAGGCGGATTTCGCCGGTCTTCGGGTTGATGTCGGCGCGGATGTTCGACTCCGTGCCATAACGCGAACGCGCGGCCTTCTGAATCGCGTCCGCCATTGCGGCAAGCACGATCTCGCGGTCGATGACCTTTTCGCGCGCCACTGCATCTGCGATCTGCAGAAGTTCTAGCCGGTTCGCACTGACTGCCATTGTCTTTAGTCTCCGTCTTCCTGCCCTGGGGTTCCCGTCCCGTGAGCGGTTCGTTGATCGGTTATTCTTCTTCGTCCGCTTCGTTCTGGTTCGCAGCCTCGGCTTTCGCCAGCTTGTCGGCGCGCAGCGCATCGCGGATGAGATCGTCCGTCAGGATCAGCTTGGCGTCGGCCAGCGTGCTGAACGGAATGGTCACCTTCGGCTCTTCGCCGTAAGCAACCTGGTCGCGCTCGATCGTAAAACCATCGGCGCTGACATCGGCGATCTTGCCACGGAACCGCTTGCGGTTATCCACCAGGATCGAGGTCTCGCACTTGATGAGATGGCCGATCCAGCGGCTGAAATCCGACTTGCGCACCATCGGGCGGTCGATGCCGGGCGAAGACACTTCCAGATGATACGCTTTATCGATCGGATCTTCCACATCCAGCACCGGCGAAATCGCCGTCGAGACCTCTTCGCAATCCTCGACGGTCATGGTGCCGTCGTTGCGCTCGGTCATGATCTGCAATGTCAGGCCGTTCTGATTGAGGAGGCGCGCGCGCACTAGGCGGAAGCCCATGCCGACGAGCACGGGCTCGATGATGGCGGCGATGCGCTGGTCAAGGCCGGTTTCGACGATCAGCCGCGGTTCATTGACATTGTCTGCGTTTGTCTCTTCCGACAAGCGTTCACTCCTGCATTGTCCAT comes from the Rhizobium sp. NXC24 genome and includes:
- the infB gene encoding translation initiation factor IF-2, whose translation is MTDNKDDKTLSVSGKKTLTLKPSGVNQGTVRQDMGRGRTKAVVVETRKRRPLRPEDEKPMITPTTTTAAATASVTRVAEPTPQPPRPPQPAPRIHQPGGQQQRPQQSNQNNQQRPQQDRSSRPVVLNHLSAGEMDARRRALAEAQARDAADAVRRAEEEARRQQEEEARRIAEQAEAARRAAEEAARAAEAKVEAPAPVEAKVEAPKPAVQPAAAPVVARRPDAAPQAARPGAAATETPVSRRRVNEEEDDRGPSRGGPVRGKLVRPEPAKPVTTRPKTDDDRRRGKLTVTTADVDEDGNARGRSLSAMRRRQEKFRRSQMQETREKISREVVLPETITIQELSQRMSERAVDVIKFLMKEGQMMKPGDVIDADLAELIAGEFGHTVKRVSESDIEQGIFNVADEDGELISRPPVVTIMGHVDHGKTSLLDAIRHANVVAGEAGGITQHIGAYQVEQNGQKITFIDTPGHAAFTAMRARGAQATDIAILVVAADDSVMPQTIESINHAKAAGVPIIVAINKIDKHEANPQKVRTELLQHEVFVESMGGEVLDVEVSAKNRTNLDKLLEAILLQAEILDLKANPNRTAEGTVIEAQLDRGRGSVATVLVQKGTLRPGQIVVAGDQWGRVRALVNDKGEHVKEATPATPVEVLGLSGTPAAGDKFAVVESESRAREISEYRQRLARDKAAARQSGQRGSLEQMMTQLQAVGVKEFPLVIKGDVQGSIEAIAGALDKLGTDEVRARIVHSGAGGITESDVSLAEASNAAIIGFNVRANAQARQFAERQGIEIRYYNIIYDLVDDVKAAMSGLLSPERRETFLGNAEILEVFNITKVGKVAGCRVTEGKVERGVGVRLVRDNVVIHEGKLKTLKRFKDEVSEVNVGQECGMAFENYEDIRVGDTIECFRVEHITRTL
- the nusA gene encoding transcription termination factor NusA; translation: MAVSANRLELLQIADAVAREKVIDREIVLAAMADAIQKAARSRYGTESNIRADINPKTGEIRLQRLLEVVEKAEDYSTQIPLELARDRNPDAALGDFIADPLPPMDFGRIAAQSAKQVIVQKVREAERDRQFDEFKDRVGEIVNGTVKRVEYGNVIVDLGRGEGIIRRDEMIPRENFRYGDRVRAYVYDVRREQRGPQIFLSRTHPQFMVKLFTMEVPEIYDGIIQVKSVARDPGSRAKIAVISNDSSIDPVGACVGMRGSRVQAVVGELQGEKIDIIPWSNEPANFVVNALQPAEVAKVVLDEDAERIEVVVPDEQLSLAIGRRGQNVRLASQLTGWDIDIMTEAEESERRQKEFNERTNLFMDALDVDEMVGQVLASEGFAAVEELAYVDLDEISSIDGFDEETAQEIQDRAREYLERLEAEMDEKRKALGVSDELRQINGMTAQMMVALGEDGIKTIEDFAGCAADDLVGWTERKNGETKKFEGLFSKLEVSRVEAEQMVVQARLLAGWITEADLAAEAEEASEDEAEQEA
- a CDS encoding RNA-binding protein, which produces MINADGPKAPPEDDDLSGDGTNGRMCIVTRESGSPDELIRFVAAPDGTVVPDLKRQLPGRGCWVKLDRALVDKAVAKKMFSRALKAEVTAPSDLGATVDRLLAAQLAGMMHMARKAGQFVSGSSKVDGAVRNGSARAVFHAMDAAADGVRKIDQARKAWHLGMETEEEIPSFRVFTEAEMEELMGQNAFIHAAALAGQAGEGVVKRANLLERYRNGGQSRATGGAGRRKQ
- the rimP gene encoding ribosome maturation factor RimP, whose protein sequence is MSEETNADNVNEPRLIVETGLDQRIAAIIEPVLVGMGFRLVRARLLNQNGLTLQIMTERNDGTMTVEDCEEVSTAISPVLDVEDPIDKAYHLEVSSPGIDRPMVRKSDFSRWIGHLIKCETSILVDNRKRFRGKIADVSADGFTIERDQVAYGEEPKVTIPFSTLADAKLILTDDLIRDALRADKLAKAEAANQNEADEEE